The Verrucomicrobiales bacterium genome segment TGATCAGGTGTTTGATTGGCCTAACGAATTCGTCCGCCCTAGGGTCATCGATGAGACTGTCCTTGTTGGCGATCGTCTCACGCCGCCCGTCGGCGAGATCGGGAATGCCCCGGACGCGAACTACCTCGCCGGCTTCATTCGGCAGAGCGAAGGCGATCTTTATTATCCCGAGGCGTATGTTGATCCTTTCTCCCGTGGATTTGAGCTCGCCAACCGTGGCGCGATCATCCCGGTCAACGCCGTTCCGGGAAAAGACATATTGGAGGTCTGGTGGTTCCGAAAGAATCAGGTGCAGACCACCCAAGGTTTCCAGAACAGTTTCTGGCCGGCGGTCATTGGACGTTACAGTCTGCGGTGGCCCACGCGCCCGGCTGAGATCGTATTGGCCAGCAACGACGGGTCGGGACCTCTTGTGAGCCTTCAAGCCAACGGGAGCATCTACTATCAGAACGACCGCTCCCTCCCCGGCTACAATCCGAACGAGGAACACGCGCTCGTGCAAGGCGGACAAGCCTTCGCGCTGCGCGATGACCTCAACATCACCGCGGCCAACGGCTTCACCTCGGAGCCCTTCGTGTTGCTGGCGTACACCGAGTCGGACGGTCGTCCGGCGATGCGGCCCTTCAAAGTGCTGCGAGAAAAGCCGGAGGCCGGCATCACCTTTGACTACCAGAAGGCCGCCGGCACGATCCTGCAACCGCCCATGCCGCTGCCGCTGTTGGAGCTACCCATCGCACCCCAGCTCGCCGGCCAGCCCCCGCTGAGCTTGAACACGGAAATTTCCGGATACGTCGTGGCGGCTTCCGTCCGGCGCTCAGCGGGTGCGTTCTCAAATCAAGTGATCACCACGACCGAACGGCATTTCCTCCAGCCCCTCAAACCGGTGGCGATGCAAAACTTGCTCACACCTGCGGCGCCCGTGTGGTTGTTCCCGACCGGCGTCACCGCGACGACGATCGAAGGACCGGTCAGTTCCCTGCGCCCGCTGGCTCTCAGTGCCTGGGGCGGCAGTCAGAGCCAGAGCACGGCCCGTTGGCGCTTCGCCACCCGCATCCCTGCCGGGCTGGCCGCTGGCGCGACACCCGCGGTGCTCTTCGGCTCCGACACTACCAACTCGTGGGTCGTCACGGTGACTGAGGTGAACACGGTGTCGCAGTACGTCGAACTTCAGACGGAGGCCGTTTTCCCGACCTTGGCTCGGAACGCCGCCACGCTGGTGATGTCCGGGGATGGCCCCTCCGACAATTCGTTCGTCGGTCAGCGTCTCGCGCCTGAGCCGTTGCCCACCACGCTGGCCGACACGTCGCTGCGCGACCGCTATGCGTCGTTCACGCTCAAGGATCGCAAGGGCAACATCTGGATCTATCGCGGCCCGCACGACGCCGCCGAACAACCATCGCTCGCGATGAAGTTCTATTACCGCACGCTGCCCGGCTTTTTCTTCCCGACTCTCGGCCTGGAAGCGCAGCCGCCCGTCGGCACCGTCACGCCCTATCTGCGCCCGTTGAATGCGAATGGCTCTTTTGAGGGGGATCCGGTTTATGGTAACGTGCGGGGCTCAAATCAGGAGGCCGACGGCAACGCTCTTGGCATCACCTATCGTCCGGTTTGGCCTGCGAATGTTCCGGTGCTGCAAATGGCCGAGACGCTCACCACGCCCAAGCGCGGCCTGCCGGCCGTGCGTGGCCAGACGAGCCTGGAGATTCTCTACCAGCAATCCCACATCGCTGGCGGCGAGGCGGCCGAATCCGCCGTGCTTCATGATCCCATCCGGGAGAAAACCTTCGCGCTGAGCCCGCCTGGGAGCGAAAGCGATTTAACTTCCATCCCGCCATCGGTGAGGACGCAATCCTACCAAAACAGGATTTACTTTCCCAACCTCCCGCCGCACTTGGCGGAGCGCTTCTTCTTGGACCCCAGTCGCGGCGCCAACGGACATCTGGTGTTCAAGGGCCAGTTCGTGGATGCAGCTTTCGGCGACAAGTATGTTTTCCTGAACGTCCTGGGGCAGGGTGATCGAGCGGACTTGCAATCTCTGTGTGATATCAATGATCCCAGTAAGGAGCACTGGGATGCGGCCATCGATGGACTTTCGACCACCCTGGAAACCTTCATCGAGAATCCCGCGCAACCGCGCACCTACATCCCGTCCGCACCAGAATTGATTGGCGTCGGCGAAATTTCACACATCAACAATGATGACGTGGCCGTGGAGGCGAACTACGCGCTCACAGCCACCGGCCCGGGCACGGGCTATGTCTCCCTCATCGCGGGTAACGGCCGAGCCTTCACGCCCGAAGGCGACCCGGTCAGTGTGTCGGTCTTCAAGGTCGTCAACACGTTGTATCGCGGTGAGGTCAACATCGTCCAGTCCTCCAACCCGTTGAATGAAAAGCTGACGATGCAGCAAGTCGTCGATTTTGCTGCGAAGATCGAGGATTATCAGTTCGAGTGGAAGATTGCGTCGCCCGTGGATGGGTTGCCGCCGGCAGTCTACCGAAATACCCCGGCACGACTCCTTTCCGATGGTGTTTGGTCGCACCTCCGGTTCCCGCTGCCGACGGACCAGGCGTCGTCGGTCGCTGCTGCTGCGCGGGAGAGGTTGCTCCAGGACACCTCCACGACCGTTTCCCCGGTGAGTCGAATCCCCTATGAGTCCGTGGTTTTGGTAGATGGAAAGTTCCGCTTCCGAACTCCGGCCAATCCAGCGCATGGACTGAGCGCAGGTAATCGAGTGGTTCTGCGCAAGAGCGATGGTGCGGAAGTGTTCGGAACCGTGAGTGCATTCACCACGGCGACGAACATTGACGTCAGCATCGACCCCAATCAAAACGTCACCAGCCAGATCCATGAGATTCTGGAGCTGAACGAGCGCGTTACGACCAACGACCTGCAGAGCATCGTGTTCCGCTCATTCCTTCAACCAGCCGGCGATTACTCCGAATACTGGCTGAGCATGGATTTGGACAATGCCCTGGGAGCGGTGGTTTATATCGACGGGCAAATGATTGTGAGAGCGAACACGGGCCGGGGTGACGCGATCACGACATCCCCGCCAGGAGGATTGTTTCCCTTGAGCCGGGTTTATCGCCTCAGCCACGCCGACCTCGCCGGGGGGACCCTGAACCCGGATGGCTCGCGCACGCACAGCATCGCCGTGGAGCTGATCTCCAGCGCGTTTCCCGCACAATACATCGCCTTCAACGCGCGGATTGAAGCCTTCAGCTCCGTGGATGTCACGGAGCAGCAATGGCTGCCCCTCGATGCGGACCTCTACCCCGATGGTGTGCGCGCCGTGTTGGGGGCCAAGGCGGACATCCGCAGCTTGGCAGACAATTACCTGATCATGCGCTATCAGCCGAAGAACAGCGCCCACGCCTCCTACGTCCCGAATGGCGCCGGCGGCAACGCCCTTTGGTCGCAGTGGACCACACCTCAACTGGCTGAGGGTTGGATTAAGCGCGTGTTGAACGGCATCAACCCCTTCAACCAACGGATCACCGACCTCTTTAATAACTCGGTCAATACGGACGTCAGCATCGTGGCGCAGGCCGGGCAGCGTTGGGAAGGTGATGTCGCCCTGAATCTGGACGCGATCAACAACGCCGGTTTGATCGAGATTTATGAGACAGTATTGAATCGTGGCAAGATGCTGAGCATCGGCGGTGGCATCAATTACGGGCCCGCCAACGACGCGTTGCTGCTTGCCGCCGGCTACCTCAATGATCTTTACATGGTGCTGGGTAACGAGGCGTGGGCGGATGCCTCGAACCCGACCATCGGCATCGGCACCAAGGACAGCACCTACGGTGATGTCGCGACGGCGCTCTTTTCTTTCAAGGGCCAGCTGCCAACGCTGCTGGAGGAGGAGCTCGCGCTGATGCGGGGACGAGATGATTTCCTCCTGCCCGGAGTCGAGCTTCGGCCTGTTTACAATCGCATGGTTTGGAACTACACCCGTGGCATCGACGCCGGGGAAGCGATCTACGCCCTCAACTACAATGTGCTGGATCAGAACACTGATGGGAAAGTGAATGCGGATGACGCGCGGAAGCTCTATCCCCAAGGACACGGCGACGCCTATGGCCACTACCTGACGGCGATTAAGGGCTACTACGCGCTGCTGATGGATAACAATTACGATTGGGTGCCGCGCATCGAGGCTGTGACCGTCCTCGGCAAACCCGTGTCGGTGGATTATCAAGACGAGAGGAAGTTTGCCGCTGCTGCTGGGGCGCTGGCACGCGCTGGGAAACACACCTTCGATCTGACCTGGCGACGGGATTATCAGTCTGGCACTGGAAACGGCTGGTCTCACTTCTCGGCGACCAAGGCCAACCTTAGCTCGAGGGACGTCGCCACCACCCGTTACTGGGGATTGGACCATTGGGCATCACGCACGGGGCAGGGCGCTTTCCTGAACTGGGTTGTTGGCAACGCCATCCTGCCGGATCGCGATCCCGATCCGTCGCATCAGGGCAGCATCCAGCAGATCGATCGCTCGACGGTTCCGGAGTTGAAGGAGTTGGTTTCGGTCAACGCCAGTTTGCAGGCGGCGATGGACAACGCCAACGCCGGAAATACTCCGCTGGGACTGCCGGCCACGACGATCCCATTCGACCTCAATCCAAACGTCGTTCTGGGAGCCGACAGCAACACGCACTTTGAACAGGTTTACCAGCGTGCCAAGCGCGCGCTCAACAACGCGATCGTCTCCTTTGACGACGCGAAGGATGTGACGCGGTTGATGCGTTCGGAGGAGGATTCCCTGGCGGATTTCCGAACTTCGGTCAATAAGCAGGAACTCGCCTATACAAACACGTTGATCGAGCTTTACGGCACGCCTTACCCCGAAGATATCGGTCCCGGGCGCACCTATCGCACCGGCTACAATGGCCCTGACTCACTCCATTACATGTATGTGGATACGAAAGAGATCAATTTCAACGGCCTGCTCAATCCCGCTTCGGACACGCAGTGGATCATCGATACGCAAACCTTCCAACCGGGTTGGGCTGGGGAGGATTTGATCTCTACCTTCGGCTGGATCAAACCGGCATTTATAGGCGAAGTGGATGGTACCAGCCGGACTGAAGACTATCTGGCCAATACTAATTTGTTCATCCAGTACAACCTCTCATCTCACGGCTTCTTCAAGAAGCCGGAGACGTGGATCGGCCAGCGCTCATCGCCTGGAAAAGTTCAGCAGGCCATTTCCGATGTGATCAAAGCGCGCAACGCTGCATTCGCCGCGTTCTACTGGGCGGATGCGGCGAAATACGATCTGGACTGGGCCATTGTCTCGCTCGAACAGAAGAAGGCTTCCCAAGCAACGATCCGCGGGGTCAAAGGCGAGATCCTTCGCTCCCAAGTTGTGATCGATCAATCCCGGGTCGCGTCCGAAACGATCAGCGACACCATGCAGTTCCTGGCGGAGCAATTAACGGGCACGGTTGACAAATCATCCGATGCGATTCCTACCAGTTTCATCGCGGGGTTGGCGGTTGGTGGAGATCTCTTCTCCAGCGCGAGGTTTGGCATCAAAATCGCCGGGCAGGTCGCCGCTGATATCCTCAAAGGGTTGGATGTCGTGAACAAGGCGGCCATGCGCAGCAGTGCGCTCGCCGTTGACACGGCCAACCGGTACCTGGAGTACGACCAGATTGCCCCGGAGGAATTCAATCAGCAGTTGCGCGAAGCGGTCAGCACCGTCCGCGACAAGGTCTATGGCATGAACAACAACTTCATGACCATCAACCACCGCCTCCAGGAGCTGGATGACGCGCAGCGCAAGTATCGATCGCTCCTGGCTGAGGGCGAGCGCACCCAGCAGGAGCGTCAGGTCTTCCGCCAGCGTTCTGCCGCGGTGATTCAGGGCTACCGGACCCGTGACGCCGCTTTCCGCATCTTCCGCAACGAGAAGCTTGAGCGCTACAAGGCTCTCTTCGATCTCGCCGCGGAATACGCCTTCATGGCCGCGCAGGCCTACGATTATGAGACCGGCCTGCTCCACAGCGACCAGGGCAAGGAATTCATTAATCGCATCGTCCGAGCCCGGGCCCTCGGTGTGGTGCGAAGTGGCGAGCCGCAGTTCGCCGGGAGCAACACTGGTGATCCGGGGTTGTCCAGCGTGATGGCGGAGATGTTCGCCGACTGGTCCGTCCTGAAGGGGCGCCTGGGTTACAATAATCCAGATGCCTACGGCACCACCGTTTCGTTGCGCATGGAGCAACTCCGGATTCTTCCGGGCACCAACGGGAACACAAACTGGAAGGACATTCTCAACCAGGCGCGCCAGGCGAACATTCTGTCCGACCCGGACGTGCGTCGCTATTGCCTGCAGCTCAGTGCCGCCAACGGCCGGCCGGTTCCGGGCATCGTCCTCGAATTCAGCACGACCATCGCTGATGGCGTCAACCTCTTCGGCCAGCCGCTGGCGGCCGGGGACCATGCTTACAGTCCGAGTTCCTTCGCTACCAAGATTTTTGCCGCGGGGGTTGCCCTGGAAGGCTATCAGGGCATGGATGATCCCGCGGCCAACTCCGGCGTGGTGGTCGGGGGCGGTGCCAGCTCGCCTCCGGATCCGGATCTGACCTTCCTCGACTCGAATGCCATGTCGGCCACGCCTTACATCTACCTGATCCCAGTCGGGGTCGACTCCATGCGTAGCCCGCCTCTGGGCGACGTGAGCAGCGTGCGCACGTGGAGCGTCAATGACGTCGCCATCCCGCTCCCGTTCAACATCAGTGGCTCGGACTTCTCGAACGCGCCGTTCTATCAATCCGATGACTCGCTGAGCGAAGCGCCATTTGCCATCCGAAAACATCAGGCGTTCCGCCCCGTTTCGTCGGCCAGCGTGTTCAGCCCCAGCATCTATGCCACCACGGGCGGGCTCCAACGTTCGCAGTTCACCAACAATCGGCTGGTCGGTCGCTCAGTCTGGAACAGCAAATGGAAGATTGTCATCCCCGGCCAGACGCTGTTGAACAATCCGGAAGAAGGCCTGGAGCGCTTTATCCGCACGGTTCGGGATGTGAAGCTTCACTTCGTGACCTACTCCTATTCCGGCAACTGAGTCCAACCGTGGAACATCATTTATGAATCCTACTCTGAACCGTTTTACGAGATGGGACACAGCCGTCCTTCTAGGGTGCTTGCTGGGTGTGTTGCCGGCGTCGGCGTTCCCGCCTGCACCTCATCATACGCTCTATGGCATGGTGAGAAATCAATACGGCGAACCGCTGAATATCACCTTGGGCGAGGTGTTTCTCGAGACTGCCTCCGGATCACCACTGCGCTGCCAGATCGTCGAAGGGCTGGGGGATGGGTTCAACTATCGACTCGAGGTGCCTATGGACTCAGGCACGGTGCCGGGGCTCTACAAACCCACCGCGCTTCTTCCAGCCACTGCGTTCCGGCTCAAGGTGCAGATCGGTCAGACTACCTATCTCCCGATGGAGATGGTGGGGAACCTGGCTCGAATCGGTGAGCCAGCGCTGCAGACCCGCCTGGATCTGACTCTGGGCGTGGACTCGGATGGTGACGGCTTGCCGGATGCTTGGGAGCAGGCGGTTATCGCGGTCCATGGCGGCACCCTCGCCAGCATCAAGCCGGACGGGGATGGAGACGGGGACGGGATCAGTAACCTGGCCGAGTATTTGGCCGGCACCTCGGCCTTCGATCCTACGGACGGTTTCCGCCTCACCCTGATCGACGTGGGCTCGGGTGCGACGACGCTTGAGTTCCTGACCATGCCCCGACGCACTTACACGATTCATGGTTCAACGGATCTGGCCCAGTGGAAGCCTGTAAAGTTCACGCTCGCATCTGAACCAGCCGGGTCCCCGTTGCGTGCCGATTTTTATTCCAACGAGGTGGTGCTGCTGCGGGTGTCCGTGCCCTTCGAGGAAGGTACGAGTAATCGTTTCTTCAAAGCGAAGTTGGAGTAAGGCTGGAGCCTCTTTATCATGGAACTCAACGACTCCTTCTGGTCGAGGCGGAGAGTCTGGGGGACGATCCTGTTCTTGGGCACCGCCTTGCTTCTGTGTTTCTTGGCTCCCCAGTTGCTGGTTCGTCGTGCGGAACCTTGGCCGGAAGTGCTACGGAGTGAATTGAGGCTCTTGGAGGGAAGACTCACTCGTTTGGGATCCAGCAATGCATTCTCAGGATTTGTCATCGAACGGTACCCGGCCGGGCTGATGATGTCGCGATCCGCGGTTTCAAACGGTCTTTTGAACGGGATCTCGCAAGGTTGGTACACCAACGGCCAGATTCAGGTGATTGAGCATTTTCAAAATGGCATCTCCCACGGCCTTCGCACCAAGTGGTATGAAGGAGGGCAGAAACTCTCCGAAGTGGAGGTGGTTCAAGGAAAGCTCAGCGGCCGCTTTCAGCGCTGGCATGAAACGGGGGGGCTCGCTGAGGAAGTAGAGCTGAGGGATGGCCTGCCCGAGGGAGTCTCCCGTTCCTATTTTGCCAGCGGATCCCTGAAGGCCAGAGCTGAACTGCGCCAAGGGAAGGTGGTGGGACAGGAGTTTTGGAAGGATGGCGAGCAGCCGGGGCAAGCTCGTTT includes the following:
- a CDS encoding toxin-antitoxin system YwqK family antitoxin, which produces MELNDSFWSRRRVWGTILFLGTALLLCFLAPQLLVRRAEPWPEVLRSELRLLEGRLTRLGSSNAFSGFVIERYPAGLMMSRSAVSNGLLNGISQGWYTNGQIQVIEHFQNGISHGLRTKWYEGGQKLSEVEVVQGKLSGRFQRWHETGGLAEEVELRDGLPEGVSRSYFASGSLKARAELRQGKVVGQEFWKDGEQPGQARLDSGAVTR